One window of Ammospiza nelsoni isolate bAmmNel1 chromosome 12, bAmmNel1.pri, whole genome shotgun sequence genomic DNA carries:
- the CIMIP1 gene encoding uncharacterized protein C20orf85 homolog isoform X2 — MAAVPPKKSQKTIERDPFPRKIRIETERDAAKRWAEKWGFLKTPLEELLGPEKKEAAKPKLQLPDHLQVRPVTPVEKYIKVLPSPPIPKTTQGLIGWRSSVPALALEHDYQVQSSKGSVIRMK; from the exons ATGGCTGCGGTGCCACCGAAGAAATCCCAAAAGACGATAGAAAGGGATCCTTTCCCTCG GAAAATCCGCATTGAAACTGAAAGAGATGCTGCAAAAAGATGGGCTGAGAAATGGGGATTTTTGAAAACACCTCTTGAAGAG ttGCTTGgacctgaaaagaaagaagctgCAAAGCCCAAGCTACAGCTTCCAGATCACCTGCAGGTTCGACCTGTGACACCTGTGGAAAAATACATAAAG GTGCTTCCATCTCCTCCAATACCTAAAACAACCCAGGGATTAATTGGCTGGAGATCAAGTGTTCCAGCACTGGCTCTTGAGCACGATTATCAAGTCCAAAGCTCCAAAGGATCTGTCATTAGAATGAAGTGA
- the CIMIP1 gene encoding uncharacterized protein C20orf85 homolog isoform X1: MEAPDHRAENKEYINYVAQDKSWKIRIETERDAAKRWAEKWGFLKTPLEELLGPEKKEAAKPKLQLPDHLQVRPVTPVEKYIKVLPSPPIPKTTQGLIGWRSSVPALALEHDYQVQSSKGSVIRMK, from the exons ATGGAGGCCCCTGACCACAGAGCCGAGAACAAAGAGTACATCAACTACGTAGCCCAGGACAAGAGCTG GAAAATCCGCATTGAAACTGAAAGAGATGCTGCAAAAAGATGGGCTGAGAAATGGGGATTTTTGAAAACACCTCTTGAAGAG ttGCTTGgacctgaaaagaaagaagctgCAAAGCCCAAGCTACAGCTTCCAGATCACCTGCAGGTTCGACCTGTGACACCTGTGGAAAAATACATAAAG GTGCTTCCATCTCCTCCAATACCTAAAACAACCCAGGGATTAATTGGCTGGAGATCAAGTGTTCCAGCACTGGCTCTTGAGCACGATTATCAAGTCCAAAGCTCCAAAGGATCTGTCATTAGAATGAAGTGA
- the LOC132078561 gene encoding serine/threonine-protein phosphatase 4 regulatory subunit 1-like isoform X2, protein MAVGFEDYGPDCDSMRITAFLDIPGQDNLTPLARLEKYAFSDNVFNRQIIARGLLDVFRDFSNNEEDFLTVMEIVVRLSEDAEPTVRTELIEQIPPIAIFLQESRPKFPTAFFEYLMPIVVRYLTDVNNQVRKAGQEALLILLEQDLVAQSDIENKVCPILLDLSAPDSDDEYKVEAVNIICKMASMLSRTTVEHMLLPRFCELCSDGKLFQVRKICAANFGDICNAVGQEATERLLIPKFFELCSDSVWGMRKACAECFMAVSYTTSPEVRRSKLSPLFISLISDTCRWVRQAAFQSLGPFISTFANPSSAGLYIREDGTLSIRPPAQDVNSNPCQPSNNITVMSSSANAALSSSEQPMEIKAESSTLGTSAEVHTKLSEDLNKNSLEQSSDCCASPGEDVSALCQGDKAAAGGSEGTKESSVPGLPPAEDVFNTFLYWRPPLPDISQDLELLQFKADKHSDGCSGPCNNCVASNEIKKVLESLQEHIDDPDVQAQVQVLSAALRAAQFDSVGDCDTKKMEESGDNLQNKMILDETVVSDAACKQVQGNTLSSPASQGDISDQSSTSVLKSTDSEEKHRGTSVFLRKEQENNPPFEDDKSKLQDIIPQPLLDQYLSMTDPARAQTVDTEIAKHCAYSLPGVALTLGRQNWHCLKDTYETLASDVQWKVRRTLAFSIHELAVILGDQLTAADLVPIFNGFLKDLDEVRIGVLKHLYDFLKLLHADKRREYLYQLQEFVVTDNSRNWRFRYELAEQLILILELYNPNDVYDYLRHIALTLCSDKVSEVRWISFKLVVAILQKFYANSANALGLNFINELVVRFRHCSKWVGRQAFAFICQAVVEEECMPVDQFVEHLLPSLLSLASDPVPNVRVLLAKALRQTLLEKAYFKSVGNPHLEAAEETILALQSDRDQDVSFFATIKLKQDNMDNITIEKQ, encoded by the exons ATGGCCG TTGGCTTTGAAGATTATGGACCAGACTGTGATAGCATGAGGATAACAGCATTCTTGGATATTCCTGGCCAGGATAACTTAACTCCACTGGCTCGTCTGGAGAAATATGCCTTCAGTGATAATGTATTTAACAG ACAAATTATTGCCAGGGGTCTTCTGGATGTCTTTCGAGATTTCAGTAACAATGAAGAGGACTTTCTGACTGTGATGGAAATAGTGGTCAGGCTCTCTGAAGATGCAG AGCCCACTGTTCGCACAGAGCTGATAGAGCAGATTCCTCCCATTGCCATCTTTCTACAAGAAAGTCGACCAAAATTCCCAACAGCATTTTTTGAATACCTTATGCCCATAGTAGTGAGGTACCTCACAGATGTTAACAATCAG GTCAGAAAGGCAGGCCAGGAAGCACTGCTGATTCTGCTGGAACAAGATCTTGTGGCTCAGAGTGACATTGAAAATAAGGTGTGTCCAATTCTGCTggacctctctgctcctgacaGTGATGATGAGTACAAGGTGGAAGCTGTCAAT ATAATCTGTAAAATGGCTTCAATGTTGAGCAGAACAACAGTTGAGCACATGCTGCTCCCTCGTTTCTGTGAGCTGTGCAGTGATGGGAAATTGTTCCAAGTCCGAAAG aTTTGTGCAGCTAATTTTGGTGACATCTGTAATGCAGTTGGGCAAGAAGCCACTGAAAGACTGCTG ATTCCCAAGTTCTTTGAGCTGTGTTCTGATAGTGTGTGGGGAATGAGGAAGGCTTGTGCTGAATGCTTTATGGCAGTGTCTTACACCACGTCCCCAGAGGTTCGCAGGAGCAAACTGTCCCCACTGTTCATCAGCCTGATCAGTGACACCTGCAGATGG GTTCGTCAGGCTGCTTTTCAGTCTCTTGGCCCATTTATTTCTACCTTTGCAAACCCTTCAAGTGCTGGTCTGTACATTCGAGAGGATGGGACACTGAGTATCCGACCACCAGCACAAGATGTGAATTCCAATCCCTGTCAGCCAAGCAACAATATCACTGTGATGTCTTCCAGTGCCAATGCTGCACTGTCCAG CTCAGAACAACCAATGGAAATCAAAGCAGAATCATCGACTTTGGGGACTTCAGCAGAAGTTCATACAAAGCTCTCTGAGGAcctaaataaaaattcattggAACAAAGTTCAGATTGTTGTGCCAGCCCAGGAGAAGATGTGTCTGCCTTGTGTCAGGGtgacaaagctgctgctggtggctctgaAGGCACGAAGGAGAGCAGTGTTCCGGGGCTGCCGCCTGCCGAGGACGTGTTTAACACATTCCTGTACTGGCGCCCTCCTCTGCCCGACATCAGtcaggacctggagctgctgcagttcaAGGCTGACAAGCACAGCGATGGCTGCTCTGGGCCATGCAATAACTGTGTTGCtagcaatgaaataaaaaaggttCTAGAAAGCTTACAGGAGCACATAGATGATCCAGATGTTCAAG CTCAGGTCCAAGTGCTgtctgctgctctcagagctgctcagtTTGATTCTGTTGGTGACTGTGACAccaaaaaaatggaagaaagtgGTGACAATCTTCAGAACAAAATGATTTTGGATGAAACAGTGGTTTCAGATGCTGCCTGCAAGCAGGTGCAGGGGAACACTCTTTCATCCCCTGCCTCCCAGGGTGATATCAGTGACCAGTCAAGCACCAGTGTGCTGAAAAGCACA GACTcagaggaaaaacacagaggaaCCAGTGTCTTTTTGAGGAAAGAGCAAGAAAATAATCCACCATTTGAAGATGACAAGTCAAAATTACAG GACATCATCCCCCAGCCTTTACTGGACCAGTACCTGTCCATGACTGACCCTGCTCGGGCCCAGACTGTTGACACTGAGATTGCCAAGCACTGTGCCTACAGCCTGCCTGGGGTGGCCCTGACACTGGGCAGGCAGAACTGGCACTGCCTCAAGGACACCTACGAGACACTGGCTTCAGATGtacag TGGAAGGTGCGGCGCACTCTGGCCTTCTCCATCCATGAGCTGGCTGTGATCCTGGGGGATCAGCTCACAGCTGCTGATCTGGTGCCAATTTTCAATGGCTTCCTGAAAGACCTGGATGAAGTGCGAATCGGTGTCCTCAAACACCTCTATGACTTTCTGAAG CTACTTCATGCAGACAAAAGGAGGGAGTATCTTTACCAGCTGCAAGAATTTGTGGTGACTGATAACAGCAGGAACTGGAGGTTTCGTTACGAGCTGGCAGA GCAGCTGATCCTGATCCTGGAGCTCTACAACCCCAATGATGTCTATGACTACTTAAGGCACATTGCACTGACTCTGTGCTCTGATAAAGTGTCAGAAGTTCGGTGGATCTCCTTCAAACTG GTTGTAGCAATACTGCAGAAGTTCTATGCCAACAGTGCCAATGCCCTGGGACTGAATTTCATCAATGAGCTCGTGGTGCGGTTTCGCCACTGCTCCAAGTGGGTTGGGAGACAAGCCTTTGCCTTCATTTGTCAG GCTGTAGTAGAAGAGGAGTGCATGCCTGTGGACCAGTTTGTTGAACACTTACTCCCCAGCCTTCTAAGCCTTGCATCAGATCCTGTGCCCAACGtcagggtgctgctggccaaggctctcaggcagacactgctggagAAAG cttattttaaaagtgttgGCAATCCTCATCTAGAAGCTGCAGAAGAAACCATTCTAGCCCTGCAGTCTGACAGAGATCAAGATGTGTCTTTCTTTGCCACCATAAAACTGAAACAGGATAACATGGACAATATCACCATTGAAAAACAATAA
- the LOC132078561 gene encoding serine/threonine-protein phosphatase 4 regulatory subunit 1-like isoform X1 has translation MAGIPLYFVDLQDDLDDFGFEDYGPDCDSMRITAFLDIPGQDNLTPLARLEKYAFSDNVFNRQIIARGLLDVFRDFSNNEEDFLTVMEIVVRLSEDAEPTVRTELIEQIPPIAIFLQESRPKFPTAFFEYLMPIVVRYLTDVNNQVRKAGQEALLILLEQDLVAQSDIENKVCPILLDLSAPDSDDEYKVEAVNIICKMASMLSRTTVEHMLLPRFCELCSDGKLFQVRKICAANFGDICNAVGQEATERLLIPKFFELCSDSVWGMRKACAECFMAVSYTTSPEVRRSKLSPLFISLISDTCRWVRQAAFQSLGPFISTFANPSSAGLYIREDGTLSIRPPAQDVNSNPCQPSNNITVMSSSANAALSSSEQPMEIKAESSTLGTSAEVHTKLSEDLNKNSLEQSSDCCASPGEDVSALCQGDKAAAGGSEGTKESSVPGLPPAEDVFNTFLYWRPPLPDISQDLELLQFKADKHSDGCSGPCNNCVASNEIKKVLESLQEHIDDPDVQAQVQVLSAALRAAQFDSVGDCDTKKMEESGDNLQNKMILDETVVSDAACKQVQGNTLSSPASQGDISDQSSTSVLKSTDSEEKHRGTSVFLRKEQENNPPFEDDKSKLQDIIPQPLLDQYLSMTDPARAQTVDTEIAKHCAYSLPGVALTLGRQNWHCLKDTYETLASDVQWKVRRTLAFSIHELAVILGDQLTAADLVPIFNGFLKDLDEVRIGVLKHLYDFLKLLHADKRREYLYQLQEFVVTDNSRNWRFRYELAEQLILILELYNPNDVYDYLRHIALTLCSDKVSEVRWISFKLVVAILQKFYANSANALGLNFINELVVRFRHCSKWVGRQAFAFICQAVVEEECMPVDQFVEHLLPSLLSLASDPVPNVRVLLAKALRQTLLEKAYFKSVGNPHLEAAEETILALQSDRDQDVSFFATIKLKQDNMDNITIEKQ, from the exons ATGGCCG GGATCCCTTTGTATTTTGTGGATTTGCAGGATGACTTAGATGATT TTGGCTTTGAAGATTATGGACCAGACTGTGATAGCATGAGGATAACAGCATTCTTGGATATTCCTGGCCAGGATAACTTAACTCCACTGGCTCGTCTGGAGAAATATGCCTTCAGTGATAATGTATTTAACAG ACAAATTATTGCCAGGGGTCTTCTGGATGTCTTTCGAGATTTCAGTAACAATGAAGAGGACTTTCTGACTGTGATGGAAATAGTGGTCAGGCTCTCTGAAGATGCAG AGCCCACTGTTCGCACAGAGCTGATAGAGCAGATTCCTCCCATTGCCATCTTTCTACAAGAAAGTCGACCAAAATTCCCAACAGCATTTTTTGAATACCTTATGCCCATAGTAGTGAGGTACCTCACAGATGTTAACAATCAG GTCAGAAAGGCAGGCCAGGAAGCACTGCTGATTCTGCTGGAACAAGATCTTGTGGCTCAGAGTGACATTGAAAATAAGGTGTGTCCAATTCTGCTggacctctctgctcctgacaGTGATGATGAGTACAAGGTGGAAGCTGTCAAT ATAATCTGTAAAATGGCTTCAATGTTGAGCAGAACAACAGTTGAGCACATGCTGCTCCCTCGTTTCTGTGAGCTGTGCAGTGATGGGAAATTGTTCCAAGTCCGAAAG aTTTGTGCAGCTAATTTTGGTGACATCTGTAATGCAGTTGGGCAAGAAGCCACTGAAAGACTGCTG ATTCCCAAGTTCTTTGAGCTGTGTTCTGATAGTGTGTGGGGAATGAGGAAGGCTTGTGCTGAATGCTTTATGGCAGTGTCTTACACCACGTCCCCAGAGGTTCGCAGGAGCAAACTGTCCCCACTGTTCATCAGCCTGATCAGTGACACCTGCAGATGG GTTCGTCAGGCTGCTTTTCAGTCTCTTGGCCCATTTATTTCTACCTTTGCAAACCCTTCAAGTGCTGGTCTGTACATTCGAGAGGATGGGACACTGAGTATCCGACCACCAGCACAAGATGTGAATTCCAATCCCTGTCAGCCAAGCAACAATATCACTGTGATGTCTTCCAGTGCCAATGCTGCACTGTCCAG CTCAGAACAACCAATGGAAATCAAAGCAGAATCATCGACTTTGGGGACTTCAGCAGAAGTTCATACAAAGCTCTCTGAGGAcctaaataaaaattcattggAACAAAGTTCAGATTGTTGTGCCAGCCCAGGAGAAGATGTGTCTGCCTTGTGTCAGGGtgacaaagctgctgctggtggctctgaAGGCACGAAGGAGAGCAGTGTTCCGGGGCTGCCGCCTGCCGAGGACGTGTTTAACACATTCCTGTACTGGCGCCCTCCTCTGCCCGACATCAGtcaggacctggagctgctgcagttcaAGGCTGACAAGCACAGCGATGGCTGCTCTGGGCCATGCAATAACTGTGTTGCtagcaatgaaataaaaaaggttCTAGAAAGCTTACAGGAGCACATAGATGATCCAGATGTTCAAG CTCAGGTCCAAGTGCTgtctgctgctctcagagctgctcagtTTGATTCTGTTGGTGACTGTGACAccaaaaaaatggaagaaagtgGTGACAATCTTCAGAACAAAATGATTTTGGATGAAACAGTGGTTTCAGATGCTGCCTGCAAGCAGGTGCAGGGGAACACTCTTTCATCCCCTGCCTCCCAGGGTGATATCAGTGACCAGTCAAGCACCAGTGTGCTGAAAAGCACA GACTcagaggaaaaacacagaggaaCCAGTGTCTTTTTGAGGAAAGAGCAAGAAAATAATCCACCATTTGAAGATGACAAGTCAAAATTACAG GACATCATCCCCCAGCCTTTACTGGACCAGTACCTGTCCATGACTGACCCTGCTCGGGCCCAGACTGTTGACACTGAGATTGCCAAGCACTGTGCCTACAGCCTGCCTGGGGTGGCCCTGACACTGGGCAGGCAGAACTGGCACTGCCTCAAGGACACCTACGAGACACTGGCTTCAGATGtacag TGGAAGGTGCGGCGCACTCTGGCCTTCTCCATCCATGAGCTGGCTGTGATCCTGGGGGATCAGCTCACAGCTGCTGATCTGGTGCCAATTTTCAATGGCTTCCTGAAAGACCTGGATGAAGTGCGAATCGGTGTCCTCAAACACCTCTATGACTTTCTGAAG CTACTTCATGCAGACAAAAGGAGGGAGTATCTTTACCAGCTGCAAGAATTTGTGGTGACTGATAACAGCAGGAACTGGAGGTTTCGTTACGAGCTGGCAGA GCAGCTGATCCTGATCCTGGAGCTCTACAACCCCAATGATGTCTATGACTACTTAAGGCACATTGCACTGACTCTGTGCTCTGATAAAGTGTCAGAAGTTCGGTGGATCTCCTTCAAACTG GTTGTAGCAATACTGCAGAAGTTCTATGCCAACAGTGCCAATGCCCTGGGACTGAATTTCATCAATGAGCTCGTGGTGCGGTTTCGCCACTGCTCCAAGTGGGTTGGGAGACAAGCCTTTGCCTTCATTTGTCAG GCTGTAGTAGAAGAGGAGTGCATGCCTGTGGACCAGTTTGTTGAACACTTACTCCCCAGCCTTCTAAGCCTTGCATCAGATCCTGTGCCCAACGtcagggtgctgctggccaaggctctcaggcagacactgctggagAAAG cttattttaaaagtgttgGCAATCCTCATCTAGAAGCTGCAGAAGAAACCATTCTAGCCCTGCAGTCTGACAGAGATCAAGATGTGTCTTTCTTTGCCACCATAAAACTGAAACAGGATAACATGGACAATATCACCATTGAAAAACAATAA